One region of Aurantimonas sp. HBX-1 genomic DNA includes:
- the secE gene encoding preprotein translocase subunit SecE → MARTNPFTFLQQVRTETAKVTWPTRRETTISTIMVFVMVTFAAAFFFIADQALGYLVGLIMNVSV, encoded by the coding sequence ATGGCCAGGACCAATCCCTTCACCTTTCTCCAGCAGGTACGCACCGAGACCGCCAAGGTCACGTGGCCGACCCGCCGGGAGACGACGATCTCGACGATCATGGTGTTCGTTATGGTCACCTTTGCCGCGGCGTTCTTCTTCATCGCCGACCAGGCGCTTGGCTATCTGGTCGGACTGATCATGAACGTCAGCGTCTGA
- the rplL gene encoding 50S ribosomal protein L7/L12, with protein MADLAKIVDELSTLTVLEAAELSKMLEEKWGVSAAAPVAVAAAGGAAPAEAAEEQTEFNVILVSAGAQKINVIKEVRAITGLGLKEAKDLVDNAPKPVKEAVDKAESQKIKDQLEKAGATVEVK; from the coding sequence ATGGCTGATCTTGCCAAGATCGTTGACGAACTCTCGACCCTGACCGTCCTCGAGGCGGCTGAGCTGTCGAAGATGCTGGAAGAAAAGTGGGGTGTCTCCGCCGCCGCTCCTGTCGCCGTTGCGGCGGCTGGTGGTGCGGCTCCGGCCGAGGCCGCCGAGGAGCAGACGGAGTTCAACGTCATCCTCGTTTCTGCCGGCGCGCAGAAGATCAACGTCATCAAGGAAGTCCGCGCGATCACGGGTCTCGGCCTGAAGGAAGCCAAGGACCTCGTCGACAACGCCCCGAAGCCGGTCAAGGAAGCCGTCGACAAGGCAGAGTCGCAGAAGATCAAGGACCAGCTCGAGAAGGCTGGTGCGACGGTCGAAGTCAAGTAA
- the rplA gene encoding 50S ribosomal protein L1 gives MAKAGKRIQNAREGIDRLKLYGLDEAVEMLKQRATAKFDETVEVSMNLGVDPRHADQMVRGVVNLPNGTGRTVRVAVFARGDKADEARAAGADLVGAEDLVEQVQNGTIDFDRAIATPDMMALVGRLGKVLGPRGLMPNPRVGTVTPDVAAAVKASKGGAVEFRVEKAGIVHAGVGKVSFDSKAITENIRAFAEAVQRAKPSGAKGNYVQRVAITSTMGPGVRIDPSSLAASA, from the coding sequence ATGGCAAAAGCTGGAAAGCGCATTCAGAACGCCCGCGAGGGCATCGACCGTCTCAAGCTTTACGGTCTCGACGAAGCCGTTGAGATGCTGAAGCAGCGGGCGACCGCGAAGTTCGACGAGACCGTCGAAGTGTCGATGAATCTCGGCGTCGACCCGCGCCATGCGGACCAGATGGTCCGCGGCGTCGTCAATCTGCCGAACGGCACCGGCCGCACGGTCCGTGTCGCGGTGTTCGCACGCGGCGACAAGGCTGACGAAGCCCGCGCCGCCGGCGCCGATCTCGTCGGTGCCGAGGATCTCGTCGAGCAGGTCCAGAACGGCACGATCGACTTCGACCGCGCCATCGCGACGCCGGACATGATGGCCCTCGTCGGTCGCCTCGGTAAGGTGCTTGGCCCCCGCGGCCTGATGCCGAACCCGCGCGTCGGCACGGTGACCCCGGATGTCGCCGCCGCCGTCAAGGCGTCGAAGGGCGGTGCCGTCGAGTTCCGCGTCGAGAAGGCCGGCATCGTGCATGCCGGCGTCGGCAAGGTCAGCTTCGATTCCAAGGCGATCACCGAGAACATCCGGGCGTTCGCCGAGGCGGTGCAGCGGGCCAAGCCCTCGGGCGCAAAGGGCAACTACGTCCAGCGCGTCGCGATCACCTCGACGATGGGACCCGGTGTCCGCATCGATCCCTCGTCTCTGGCGGCTTCGGCCTGA
- the rplJ gene encoding 50S ribosomal protein L10, with product MDRAEKREFVTALQETFKVSGTVVVAHYAGLTVAHMNDYRSKMRDAGGTVKVAKNRLAKIALQGTDAEGISNLFEGQTLIAYSSDPVAAAKVSNDFAKGNDKLVILGGAMGKTTLDADGVKALANMPSLDELRAKLVGMISTPATRIAGVLQAPAGQLARVFGAYAKKDEAA from the coding sequence GTGGACAGAGCGGAAAAACGCGAATTCGTCACGGCGCTTCAAGAGACCTTCAAGGTCTCCGGAACGGTCGTGGTGGCCCACTATGCCGGTCTTACCGTCGCGCATATGAACGACTATCGGTCGAAGATGCGCGATGCGGGAGGCACCGTCAAAGTCGCGAAGAACCGCCTCGCCAAGATCGCTCTTCAAGGCACGGACGCCGAAGGCATCTCGAATCTGTTCGAGGGCCAGACACTGATCGCTTATTCGAGCGATCCGGTGGCGGCGGCAAAGGTCTCCAACGATTTCGCCAAGGGGAACGACAAGCTCGTGATCCTCGGCGGGGCGATGGGCAAGACCACGCTCGATGCCGACGGTGTGAAGGCTTTGGCCAACATGCCGTCGCTGGACGAACTCCGGGCCAAGCTGGTCGGCATGATCAGCACGCCCGCCACGCGCATTGCTGGAGTTCTCCAGGCGCCTGCGGGGCAACTCGCGCGCGTCTTCGGAGCGTACGCCAAGAAGGACGAGGCGGCCTGA
- the rplK gene encoding 50S ribosomal protein L11, giving the protein MAKKIQGQLKLQVPAGSATPSPPIGPALGQRGVNIMEFCKAFNAQTQDQEKGQPIPVIITYYQDKSFTFVMKTPPVSYFLKKAANLSKGSQTPGKATAGSVTRDQVREIAEKKLQDLNATNLDAAMAMIEGSARSMGLEVVG; this is encoded by the coding sequence ATGGCTAAGAAAATCCAGGGCCAGCTGAAGCTGCAGGTCCCGGCAGGTTCGGCAACGCCGTCCCCGCCGATCGGACCCGCGCTCGGTCAGCGTGGCGTCAACATCATGGAATTCTGCAAGGCGTTCAACGCTCAGACGCAGGACCAGGAGAAGGGTCAGCCGATCCCGGTCATCATCACCTACTACCAGGACAAGTCCTTCACCTTCGTGATGAAGACCCCGCCGGTCAGCTACTTCCTGAAGAAGGCGGCGAACCTGTCCAAGGGCTCGCAGACCCCCGGCAAGGCGACCGCCGGATCGGTCACGCGCGACCAGGTCCGCGAGATCGCGGAAAAGAAGCTGCAGGACCTCAACGCGACCAACCTGGACGCGGCGATGGCGATGATCGAGGGCTCTGCCCGCTCCATGGGCCTCGAAGTGGTGGGTTGA
- the nusG gene encoding transcription termination/antitermination protein NusG, whose translation MTARWYIVHAYSNFEKKVAESIEEQARQKGLSDKFEKILVPTEKVVEVRRGRKVDAERKFFPGYVLVKAELTDAVFSMIKNTPRVTGFLGPDNRPVAISDKEAEQILMQVQDGVERPKPTISFDIGENVRVSDGPFASFNGVVQEVDQERTRLKVEVSIFGRATPVDLEFGQVEKV comes from the coding sequence ATGACCGCCCGCTGGTACATCGTCCACGCCTACTCGAACTTCGAGAAAAAGGTCGCGGAATCGATCGAGGAGCAGGCCCGGCAGAAGGGGCTCTCCGACAAGTTCGAGAAGATCCTCGTTCCGACCGAGAAGGTCGTCGAGGTTCGGCGCGGGCGCAAGGTCGATGCCGAGCGCAAGTTCTTTCCCGGCTACGTGCTGGTCAAGGCCGAGTTGACCGACGCCGTGTTCTCGATGATCAAGAACACGCCGCGGGTTACCGGGTTCCTCGGTCCGGACAATCGTCCGGTAGCGATCTCCGACAAGGAGGCCGAGCAGATCCTGATGCAGGTGCAGGACGGCGTCGAGCGGCCGAAGCCGACGATCTCCTTCGACATCGGCGAGAACGTCCGCGTGTCGGACGGGCCGTTCGCCTCGTTCAATGGTGTCGTTCAGGAAGTCGATCAGGAGCGCACGCGGCTCAAGGTCGAGGTGTCGATCTTCGGCCGGGCAACGCCCGTCGATCTCGAATTCGGTCAGGTCGAAAAGGTCTGA
- the rpoB gene encoding DNA-directed RNA polymerase subunit beta, producing MSQTTTFSGRRRVRKFFGSIPEVAQMPNLIEVQKASYDQFLMVEEPKGGRTDEGLQAVFRSVFPISDFSGQAMLEFVKYEFEAPKFDVDECRQRDLTYAAPLKVTLRLIVFDIDEDTGAKSIKDIKEQDVYMGDMPLMTTNGTFIVNGTERVIVSQMHRSPGVFFDHDKGKSHSSGKLLFAARVIPYRGSWLDIEFDAKDVVHARIDRRRKIPVTSLLMALGMDGEEILSTFYDIVKFEKDKNGWRVPFSVERVRNQGAVVDLIDADTGEVLVEAGKKVTARQARQMQEKGVKALRATEEDLYTNYLAEDIVDPETGEVYLEAGDEIDEKTLKVLVDAGHDEIAVLDIDHVNVGAYIRNTLAVDKNEGRQDALFDIYRVMRPGEPPTIDTAEAMFKSLFFDAERYDLSAVGRVKMNMRLDVDAEDTVRVLRKEDILAVVKTLVDLRDGKGEIDDIDNLGNRRVRSVGELMENQYRIGLLRMERAIKERMSSVEIDTVMPQDLINAKPAAAAVREFFGSSQLSQFMDQTNPLSEITHKRRLSALGPGGLTRERAGFEVRDVHPTHYGRICPIETPEGPNIGLINSLATFARVNKYGFIESPYRKVVDGKVTDEVVYLSAMEESKHHVAQANAVLTKDMNFENEFVVCRHQGDVFMTPRDNVDLMDVSPKQLVSVAAALIPFLENDDANRALMGSNMQRQAVPLVRAEAPFVGTGMEAIVARDSGAAIGARRTGIVDQVDATRIVIRATGDLQAGRSGVDIYRLMKFQRSNQNTCINQRPLVAVGDRVEKGDIIADGPSTDLGDLALGRNVLVAFMPWNGYNYEDSILLSERIVADDVFTSIHIEEFEVMARDTKLGPEEITRDIPNVSEEALKNLDEAGIVYIGAEVQPGDILVGKITPKGESPMTPEEKLLRAIFGEKASDVRDTSSRMPPGAFGTVVEVRVFNRHGVEKDERAMAIEREEIERLAKDRDDEQAILDRNVYGRLIEMLDGKAAVAGPKGFKKGSSLSPDAMREYPRSQWWMFAVEDEKLQAELEDLRNVYDEAKKTLEQRFMDKVEKVQRGDELPPGVMKQVKVFVAVKRKIQPGDKMAGRHGNKGVVSRIVPVEDMPFLEDGTHADIVLNPLGVPSRMNVGQILETHLGWACAGMGRKIGELIEAYNASGDIKPLRATIEDIIPDNDRNEPVRTYDDKSVLLLADQMKHGVTIATPVFDGANEADINQLLEQAGLHTSGQSTAYDGRTGEPFDRQVTMGYIYMLKLHHLVDDKIHARSIGPYSLVTQQPLGGKAQFGGQRFGEMEVWALEAYGAAYTLQEMLTVKSDDVAGRTKVYESIVRGDDAFESGIPESFNVLVKEMRSLGLDVDLANTAVELPSPVDGLPDAAE from the coding sequence ATGTCTCAGACGACGACGTTTAGCGGTCGCAGGCGCGTGCGCAAGTTCTTCGGGTCGATCCCCGAAGTTGCCCAGATGCCGAACCTCATCGAGGTCCAGAAGGCCTCATACGATCAGTTTCTGATGGTGGAGGAGCCCAAGGGCGGCCGCACCGACGAGGGTCTGCAGGCCGTCTTCCGGTCGGTCTTCCCGATTTCCGACTTTTCCGGTCAGGCGATGCTGGAATTCGTCAAGTACGAGTTCGAGGCGCCGAAATTCGACGTCGACGAGTGCCGTCAGCGCGACCTTACCTACGCCGCGCCGCTCAAGGTGACGCTGCGCCTGATCGTGTTCGACATCGACGAGGACACCGGCGCCAAGTCCATCAAGGACATCAAGGAGCAGGACGTCTACATGGGCGACATGCCGCTCATGACGACCAACGGCACCTTCATCGTCAACGGCACCGAGCGAGTGATCGTCTCGCAGATGCACCGCTCGCCGGGCGTCTTCTTCGATCACGACAAGGGCAAGAGCCATTCGTCGGGCAAGCTGCTGTTCGCGGCCCGGGTCATTCCGTATCGCGGCTCGTGGCTCGACATCGAGTTCGACGCCAAGGACGTGGTGCACGCCCGCATCGATCGCCGCCGCAAGATTCCGGTGACGTCGCTGCTGATGGCGCTCGGCATGGACGGCGAGGAGATCCTCTCGACCTTCTACGACATCGTGAAGTTCGAGAAGGACAAGAACGGCTGGCGCGTGCCGTTCTCGGTTGAGCGCGTCCGCAACCAGGGCGCCGTGGTCGACCTGATCGACGCCGACACCGGCGAAGTGCTGGTCGAGGCCGGCAAGAAGGTCACCGCGCGCCAGGCCCGCCAGATGCAGGAGAAGGGCGTCAAGGCGCTTCGGGCGACCGAGGAAGACCTCTACACCAACTACCTGGCCGAGGACATCGTCGACCCGGAGACGGGCGAGGTCTATCTCGAGGCTGGTGACGAGATCGACGAGAAGACCCTCAAGGTCCTGGTCGACGCCGGCCACGACGAGATCGCCGTGCTCGACATCGACCACGTCAATGTCGGCGCCTACATCCGCAACACGCTGGCGGTCGACAAGAACGAAGGCCGCCAGGACGCGCTCTTCGACATCTATCGCGTCATGCGTCCGGGCGAGCCGCCGACGATCGACACCGCCGAGGCGATGTTCAAGTCGCTGTTCTTCGACGCGGAGCGCTACGACCTGTCGGCCGTCGGCCGCGTCAAGATGAACATGCGTCTCGACGTCGACGCCGAGGACACCGTGCGCGTGTTGCGCAAGGAGGACATCCTCGCCGTCGTGAAGACGCTGGTCGACCTGCGCGACGGCAAGGGCGAGATCGACGACATCGACAATCTCGGCAATCGCCGCGTGCGCTCGGTCGGCGAGCTCATGGAGAATCAGTACCGCATCGGTCTGCTGCGCATGGAGCGGGCGATCAAGGAGCGCATGTCGTCGGTCGAGATCGACACGGTGATGCCGCAGGACCTGATCAACGCCAAGCCGGCGGCCGCCGCCGTGCGCGAGTTCTTCGGCTCCTCGCAGCTCTCGCAGTTCATGGACCAGACCAACCCGCTGTCGGAGATCACCCACAAGCGCCGCCTGTCGGCGCTTGGACCCGGTGGTCTGACGCGCGAGCGCGCCGGCTTCGAGGTGCGCGACGTGCATCCGACGCATTACGGCCGCATTTGCCCGATCGAGACGCCGGAAGGCCCGAATATCGGCCTGATCAACTCGCTGGCGACCTTCGCCCGGGTCAACAAGTACGGCTTCATCGAGAGCCCGTACCGCAAGGTCGTGGACGGCAAGGTCACCGACGAGGTCGTCTACCTCTCGGCCATGGAGGAGTCCAAGCACCACGTCGCCCAGGCGAACGCGGTGCTGACCAAGGACATGAACTTCGAGAACGAGTTCGTGGTCTGCCGGCACCAGGGCGACGTCTTCATGACGCCGCGCGACAATGTCGACCTCATGGACGTCTCGCCGAAGCAGCTCGTCTCGGTCGCGGCCGCGCTCATCCCGTTCCTCGAGAACGATGACGCGAACCGCGCGCTGATGGGCTCGAACATGCAGCGTCAGGCCGTGCCGCTGGTGCGGGCCGAGGCGCCGTTCGTCGGCACCGGCATGGAAGCCATCGTCGCACGGGACTCCGGCGCCGCCATCGGCGCGCGGCGGACCGGCATCGTCGACCAGGTCGATGCGACCCGTATCGTCATCCGCGCGACCGGCGATCTGCAGGCCGGACGCTCCGGCGTCGACATCTACCGGCTGATGAAGTTCCAGCGCTCGAACCAGAATACCTGCATCAACCAGCGTCCGCTGGTGGCGGTGGGTGACCGGGTCGAGAAGGGCGACATCATCGCCGACGGTCCGTCGACGGATCTCGGCGATCTGGCGCTCGGCCGGAACGTGCTCGTCGCGTTCATGCCGTGGAACGGCTACAACTACGAGGACTCGATCCTCCTGTCCGAGCGCATCGTCGCCGACGATGTCTTCACCTCGATCCACATCGAGGAGTTCGAGGTCATGGCGCGCGACACCAAGCTCGGACCCGAGGAGATCACGCGCGACATTCCGAACGTTTCGGAAGAGGCGCTGAAGAACCTCGACGAGGCGGGCATCGTCTATATCGGTGCCGAGGTCCAGCCGGGCGACATCCTGGTCGGCAAGATCACGCCGAAGGGTGAAAGCCCGATGACGCCGGAGGAGAAGCTCCTGCGCGCCATCTTCGGCGAGAAGGCCTCCGACGTGCGCGACACGTCGAGCCGCATGCCCCCCGGTGCCTTCGGCACGGTCGTCGAGGTGCGCGTGTTCAATCGGCATGGTGTCGAGAAGGACGAGCGCGCCATGGCGATCGAGCGCGAGGAGATCGAGCGTCTCGCCAAGGACCGTGACGACGAGCAGGCGATCCTGGACCGCAACGTCTATGGCCGCCTGATCGAGATGCTCGACGGCAAGGCCGCAGTGGCCGGTCCTAAGGGCTTCAAGAAGGGCTCCAGCCTGTCGCCGGACGCGATGCGGGAATATCCGCGGTCGCAGTGGTGGATGTTCGCGGTCGAGGACGAGAAGCTCCAGGCCGAGCTCGAGGATCTGCGCAACGTCTACGACGAGGCCAAGAAGACGCTCGAGCAGCGCTTCATGGACAAGGTCGAGAAGGTCCAGCGCGGCGACGAACTGCCCCCGGGCGTCATGAAGCAGGTCAAGGTCTTCGTCGCCGTCAAGCGCAAGATCCAGCCGGGCGACAAGATGGCTGGCCGGCATGGCAACAAGGGCGTCGTCTCGCGGATCGTCCCGGTCGAGGACATGCCGTTCCTCGAGGACGGCACCCATGCCGACATTGTGCTCAATCCGTTGGGCGTGCCATCGCGCATGAATGTCGGGCAGATCCTCGAGACGCATCTCGGCTGGGCCTGCGCGGGCATGGGCCGGAAGATCGGTGAACTCATCGAAGCCTACAACGCCAGCGGCGACATCAAGCCGCTGCGGGCGACGATCGAGGACATCATTCCGGACAACGACCGCAACGAACCGGTCCGGACCTACGACGACAAGAGCGTGCTCCTGCTCGCCGACCAGATGAAGCACGGCGTCACCATCGCGACGCCGGTCTTCGACGGTGCCAACGAGGCGGACATCAACCAGCTGCTCGAGCAGGCGGGTCTGCACACCAGCGGCCAGTCGACCGCCTATGACGGTCGTACCGGCGAGCCCTTCGATCGTCAGGTGACGATGGGCTACATCTACATGCTGAAGCTGCACCACCTGGTGGACGACAAGATCCACGCCCGTTCGATCGGACCGTACTCGCTGGTCACCCAGCAGCCGCTCGGCGGCAAGGCGCAGTTCGGTGGACAGCGCTTCGGCGAGATGGAGGTCTGGGCGCTGGAAGCCTACGGTGCGGCCTACACGCTGCAGGAGATGCTGACGGTGAAGTCGGACGACGTTGCGGGCCGTACCAAGGTCTACGAGTCGATCGTGCGCGGCGACGACGCGTTCGAATCCGGCATTCCGGAGAGCTTCAACGTGCTCGTCAAGGAAATGCGCTCGCTGGGTCTCGACGTCGACCTCGCCAACACCGCCGTCGAGCTTCCGTCTCCGGTCGACGGTCTGCCCGACGCGGCGGAATAG
- a CDS encoding HAD family hydrolase produces the protein MNMTTVIRPKSLILFDLDGVILDSRRNMEIAWNSVREELGIALPFDAYFAEIGRPFPDIMARLGLAHSAVAIERVFRRASSQSLHETPVFEGIDRMLSALADSGRQLGIVTSKDAARTELVLDRLPVGFAVIMTPRDGLRGKPAPDHLLFAMARCNVDPSDTVFIGDMDSDAEAARRARVDYIHVDWGYGARPADCLFAAKAPADLQTFLFS, from the coding sequence ATGAACATGACCACGGTGATACGGCCAAAGTCGCTCATCCTGTTCGACCTGGACGGCGTGATCCTGGATTCGCGCCGGAACATGGAGATCGCCTGGAACAGCGTTCGGGAGGAGCTCGGGATCGCCCTGCCCTTCGATGCCTATTTCGCGGAGATCGGGCGCCCGTTCCCCGACATCATGGCGCGGCTCGGGCTCGCCCATTCGGCTGTCGCCATCGAACGGGTGTTCCGGCGTGCCTCCAGCCAGTCGCTGCATGAGACACCTGTCTTCGAGGGAATCGACAGGATGCTGTCGGCGCTTGCCGACAGCGGTCGGCAGCTCGGCATCGTGACATCGAAGGACGCGGCGCGTACCGAGCTGGTGCTTGACCGCCTGCCCGTCGGCTTCGCGGTGATCATGACGCCCCGTGACGGGCTGCGGGGCAAGCCGGCGCCCGATCACCTGCTGTTCGCGATGGCCCGCTGCAACGTCGACCCCTCGGACACGGTCTTCATCGGCGACATGGATTCCGACGCGGAAGCCGCCCGCCGGGCGCGCGTCGACTACATTCATGTCGACTGGGGTTACGGCGCACGGCCGGCCGACTGCCTCTTTGCGGCCAAAGCGCCAGCCGATCTCCAGACATTCCTGTTCAGTTGA